One Takifugu rubripes chromosome 19, fTakRub1.2, whole genome shotgun sequence genomic window carries:
- the chl1b gene encoding neural cell adhesion molecule L1-like protein isoform X2 has translation MRLQRSLGMTAALGVITCVCALHLAAALDIPLEVEQLPTITAQASSSLIAFPFDENFPMMCEAKGNPEPEFRWTKNGQQFDPSLDPRLITEGNSGTFVIPNNGNLTEYQGIYRCFASNRLGTAISREIEFIVPNVPKFPKETIEPVVVEEGQPFILNCNPPDGIPPLQIYWMTLSLQHIEQDERVSMGLNGDLYFSHAVDKDSRRDYCCFAAFPRIRTIVQKTAMSVIVKTKLKDTSPEIANAILQRRPSIMTPPGVKSETQLVKGEELILECIAAGFPTPQVEWVKMGQHLPTKAKMESHGKLLIVPDVEQEDGGKYMCKAKNTVGEAVHYFTVIVEEPPEWVSEPESQLSMIGSDVLIKCSASGTPQPAVTWRVNGAPLQDSPSPNRRVLGDTIVLHNTKASDSAVYQCEASNRHGTLLSNANIMIMNLPPMILTQDDEDYSAVEGKGVMMHCKVFSSPPSAITWSKDDTSDSVEGPRFSVHDNGTLEIYSAEKEDSGPYTCFAKNTEGSSAINVMLSVKDPTRIMEPPEDLRILKGTTAQFSCLAEYDKSFSDDFEILWEKDDKEIAFNYTENSRYFIEDGILQIVNVSHRDQGVYTCLARTPMDGDKAAALLLVLDVPDAPQYLVLSEHKSQSVKLKWIPGDDHNSSTTEFIIQYEESQWEPGNWKELLRVPGNHNSAILKLHGHVDYCFRVSGVNAVGRGPPSQPTERYRTPPAAPDKNPENIKIESHMPQEMNINWEPLLPIEHNGPGLEYKVSYRRQDVEEDWQEHIVKRHSFVVKNTPTFVPYEIKIQARNHQGWGPEPRIKTGYSGEDFPSAAPDDVAVEVINSSVVKVSWMRVHKDKLHGHLGGYRISWWRLRSLVDSKKNHGNKETLTFPGDRNHALVPELTPFSEYSLIVMTFNGRGNGPGSHPVNFKTPEGVPERNPAFRITDVQRHTVSVAWAPPLEPNGILTGYLLEYQLINDTEAGPVQTVDISNPSTTKWIFRDLEPVSKYQFDLRSCTTVGCGAIVSVECTTTLETSSASIHEGISTQGWFIGLMCAVALLTLIVLIACFVNRNKGGKYSVKEKEDLHPDVESQGMNDDTFCEYSDNDEKPLKGSQRSLSREIKAADSGDSLVDYGDEDVQFNEDGSFIGEYAGRKEKRASSEIKATVQTPA, from the exons ATGAGGTTGCAAAGGAGTCTGGGAATGACGGCCGCGCTGGGCGtgatcacctgtgtctgtgcCTTACATTTGGCTGCAGCCCTGGACATCCCACTGGAAG TTGAGCAGCTGCCCACCATCACAGCTCAGGCGTCCAGCTCTCTCATCGCCTTCCCCTTCGATGAGAACTTCCCCATGATGTGTGAAGCCAAAGGGAATCCCGAGCCAGA aTTCAGATGGACAAAGAACGGGCAGCAATTTGACCCCTCGCTGGACCCTCGTCTGATTACAGAGGGGAATTCTGGGACCTTTGTGATCCCTAATAATGGAAACCTCACAGAGTACCAGGGAATCTATCGCTGCTTCGCCTCAAACAGACTGGGGACTGCCATATCCAGGGAGATTGAGTTTATTGTGCCCA atgttccGAAGTTTCCTAAAGAGACAATTGAAcctgtggtggtggaggaagggCAGCCTTTTATTCTAAATTGTAACCCACCTGATGGAATACCACCGCTGCAGATCTATTGGATGACATTAA GTCTTCAGCACATTGAGCAGGATGAGAGGGTGTCCATGGGCTTAAACGGAGACCTTTACTTCTCTCACGCGGTGGACAAGGACAGCAGGAGGGACTACTGCTGCTTCGCTGCGTTTCCACGAATACGAACCATCGTTCAGAAGACGGCCATGTCTGTCATTGTCAAGACAA AACTAAAGGACACAAGTCCTGAAATCG CTAACGCGATCCTCCAGAGGAGACCCTCGATCATGACGCCCCCTGGTGTCAAATCAGAGACACAGCTGGTCAAAGGAGAGGAGTTGATCCTGGAGTGTATAGCAGCCGGATT TCCGACTCCTCAGGTCGAGTGGGTGAAGATGGGCCAGCATCTCCCCACTAAAGCCAAAATGGAGAGCCATGGGAAACTGCTGATTGTGCCTGATGTTGAACAAGAAGATGGTGGAAAGTACATGTGCAAGGCCAAGAACACAGTGGGAGAAGCTGTGCACTACTTCACAGTCATAGTAGAAG agcCTCCAGAGTGGGTTTCTGAGCCCGAGAGTCAGCTCAGCATGATCGGCTCAGACGTGCTCATCAAATGCTCCGCCAGCGGGACTCCTCAGCCCGCTGTAACCTGGAGGGTAAACGGTGCCCCTCTGCAGG ATTCTCCGTCGCCCAACAGGAGGGTTTTGGGTGACACAATAGTGTTGCACAACACCAAAGCATCCGACAGCGCCGTGTATCAGTGCGAGGCCTCCAACAGACACGGAACCCTCCTTTCCAATGCAAACATCATGATTATGA ATTTGCCCCCCATGATTCTGACCCAGGATGATGAAGATTACTCAGCCGTCGAGGGGAAGGGGGTGATGATGCACTGCAAGGTCTTCagctctcctccttcagccatcACTTG GAGCAAAGACGATACGTCGGATTCCGTGGAAGGGCCGAGGTTTAGCGTTCACGACAACGGGACCCTGGAGATCTACAGTGCCGAGAAGGAGGACTCGGGACCGTACACGTGTTTCGCTAAGAACACCGAAGGTTCTTCTGCCATCAACGTGATGCTGTCGGTGAAAG ATCCCACTAGAATAATGGAGCCTCCAGAGGACTTGCGGATCTTAAAAGGAACCACGGCTCAGTTCTCCTGTCTTGCCGAGTACGACAAGTCCTTCAGCGATGACTTTGAGATCCTCTGGGAAAAAGACGATAAAGAGATCGCCTTTAACTACACTGAGAATTCAAG GTATTTTATAGAGGACGGTATTCTCCAGATCGTCAATGTAAGCCACAGAGACCAGGGAGTGTACACGTGTTTGGCCAGAACGCCGATGGACGGAGACAAGGCCGcagcgctgctgctggtgttgg ATGTCCCTGATGCCCCCCAGTACTTGGTGCTGTCCGAACACAAGAGTCAAAGCGTGAAGCTAAAATGGATCCCCGGAGACGATCACAACAGCTCGACTACAG AGTTTATTATCCAGTATGAAGAAAGCCAGTGGGAGCCGGGGAACTGGAAGGAGCTGCTGCGAGTGCCCGGGAATCACAACTCAGCCATTCTCAAACTCCACGGCCACGTCGACTATTGTTTCCGTGTGTCAGGCGTTAATGCTGTAGGAAGAGGTCCTCCCAGCCAGCCCACAGAGCGCTACAGAACCCCCCCAGCAG cTCCTGACAAGAACccagaaaacatcaaaatcGAAAGTCATATGCCACAGGAAATGAATATCAACTGGGAA CCGTTGCTACCCATCGAGCACAATGGACCGGGTTTGGAGTACAAGGTGAGCTACAGGAGGCAGGATGTGGAGGAGGACTGGCAGGAGCACATCGTTAAAAGACACTCATTTGTGGTGAAGAACACTCCAACCTTTGTGCCCTATGAGATTAAGATCCAGGCTAGGAACCATCAGGGATGGGGTCCTGAACCCAGAATTAAGACGGGATACTCAGGAGAGGACT TTCCCTCTGCTGCACCTGATGATGTAGCCGTAGAGGTGATAAACAGCTCGGTGGTCAAGGTTAGCTGGATGCGAGTACATAAGGACAAGTTACATGGACATCTGGGAGGCTACAGG ATAAGCTGGTGGCGTCTCCGCAGTCTGGTGGACTCCAAGAAAAACCACGGAAATAAAGAAACACTGACATTCCCAGGAGACCGGAACCATGCTCTGGTACCGGAACTAACTCCCTTCTCTGAGTACAGCCTTATTGTCATGACCTTCAACGGTCGGGGCAATGGCCCGGGAAGCCATCCTGTCAACTTCAAAACCCCAGAGGGAG TCCCAGAAAGAAATCCAGCTTTCAGaatcacagatgtgcagagaCACACGGTGTCTGTGGCCTGGGCCCCACCACTGGAACCGAATGGGATCCTCACTGGTTACCTCCTGGAGTACCAGCTCA TCAATGACACTGAGGCGGGGCCAGTGCAGACCGTCGACATCAGCAACCCCAGTACCACCAAGTGGATCTTCCGTGACTTGGAGCCCGTCAGCAAGTACCAGTTCGACCTGCGCTCCTGCACCACAGTGGGCTGTGGGGCCATTGTCAGCGTGGAATGCACGACGACCCTGGAAACAA gtTCCGCCAGCATCCACGAAGGAATATCAACCCAGGGCTGGTTCATCGGCCTGATGTGTGCCGTCGCTCTGCTCACTCTCATTGTGCTGATCGCCTGCTTTGTCAAcaggaataaaggaggaaagTATTCCG tgaaggaaaaggaggaCCTTCACCCAGACGTGGAGTCACAGGGCATGAACGACGACACCTTTTGTGAATACAG CGACAACGATGAGAAGCCACTGAAGGGCAGCCAGCGCTCGCTGAGCAGGGAGATCAAAGCGGCCGACAGCGGCGACAGCCTGGTGGACTACGGCGACGAGGACGTTCAGTTCAACGAGGACGGCTCCTTTATCGGCGAGTACGCCGGGCGAAAGGAAAAGAGGGCGTCCTCTGAGATCAAAGCCACCGTTCAGACCCCAGCGTGA
- the chl1b gene encoding neural cell adhesion molecule L1-like protein isoform X1: MRLQRSLGMTAALGVITCVCALHLAAALDIPLEVLDHVNIEQLPTITAQASSSLIAFPFDENFPMMCEAKGNPEPEFRWTKNGQQFDPSLDPRLITEGNSGTFVIPNNGNLTEYQGIYRCFASNRLGTAISREIEFIVPNVPKFPKETIEPVVVEEGQPFILNCNPPDGIPPLQIYWMTLSLQHIEQDERVSMGLNGDLYFSHAVDKDSRRDYCCFAAFPRIRTIVQKTAMSVIVKTKLKDTSPEIANAILQRRPSIMTPPGVKSETQLVKGEELILECIAAGFPTPQVEWVKMGQHLPTKAKMESHGKLLIVPDVEQEDGGKYMCKAKNTVGEAVHYFTVIVEEPPEWVSEPESQLSMIGSDVLIKCSASGTPQPAVTWRVNGAPLQDSPSPNRRVLGDTIVLHNTKASDSAVYQCEASNRHGTLLSNANIMIMNLPPMILTQDDEDYSAVEGKGVMMHCKVFSSPPSAITWSKDDTSDSVEGPRFSVHDNGTLEIYSAEKEDSGPYTCFAKNTEGSSAINVMLSVKDPTRIMEPPEDLRILKGTTAQFSCLAEYDKSFSDDFEILWEKDDKEIAFNYTENSRYFIEDGILQIVNVSHRDQGVYTCLARTPMDGDKAAALLLVLDVPDAPQYLVLSEHKSQSVKLKWIPGDDHNSSTTEFIIQYEESQWEPGNWKELLRVPGNHNSAILKLHGHVDYCFRVSGVNAVGRGPPSQPTERYRTPPAAPDKNPENIKIESHMPQEMNINWEPLLPIEHNGPGLEYKVSYRRQDVEEDWQEHIVKRHSFVVKNTPTFVPYEIKIQARNHQGWGPEPRIKTGYSGEDFPSAAPDDVAVEVINSSVVKVSWMRVHKDKLHGHLGGYRISWWRLRSLVDSKKNHGNKETLTFPGDRNHALVPELTPFSEYSLIVMTFNGRGNGPGSHPVNFKTPEGVPERNPAFRITDVQRHTVSVAWAPPLEPNGILTGYLLEYQLINDTEAGPVQTVDISNPSTTKWIFRDLEPVSKYQFDLRSCTTVGCGAIVSVECTTTLETSSASIHEGISTQGWFIGLMCAVALLTLIVLIACFVNRNKGGKYSVKEKEDLHPDVESQGMNDDTFCEYSDNDEKPLKGSQRSLSREIKAADSGDSLVDYGDEDVQFNEDGSFIGEYAGRKEKRASSEIKATVQTPA, translated from the exons ATGAGGTTGCAAAGGAGTCTGGGAATGACGGCCGCGCTGGGCGtgatcacctgtgtctgtgcCTTACATTTGGCTGCAGCCCTGGACATCCCACTGGAAG TTTTAGACCATGTAAACA TTGAGCAGCTGCCCACCATCACAGCTCAGGCGTCCAGCTCTCTCATCGCCTTCCCCTTCGATGAGAACTTCCCCATGATGTGTGAAGCCAAAGGGAATCCCGAGCCAGA aTTCAGATGGACAAAGAACGGGCAGCAATTTGACCCCTCGCTGGACCCTCGTCTGATTACAGAGGGGAATTCTGGGACCTTTGTGATCCCTAATAATGGAAACCTCACAGAGTACCAGGGAATCTATCGCTGCTTCGCCTCAAACAGACTGGGGACTGCCATATCCAGGGAGATTGAGTTTATTGTGCCCA atgttccGAAGTTTCCTAAAGAGACAATTGAAcctgtggtggtggaggaagggCAGCCTTTTATTCTAAATTGTAACCCACCTGATGGAATACCACCGCTGCAGATCTATTGGATGACATTAA GTCTTCAGCACATTGAGCAGGATGAGAGGGTGTCCATGGGCTTAAACGGAGACCTTTACTTCTCTCACGCGGTGGACAAGGACAGCAGGAGGGACTACTGCTGCTTCGCTGCGTTTCCACGAATACGAACCATCGTTCAGAAGACGGCCATGTCTGTCATTGTCAAGACAA AACTAAAGGACACAAGTCCTGAAATCG CTAACGCGATCCTCCAGAGGAGACCCTCGATCATGACGCCCCCTGGTGTCAAATCAGAGACACAGCTGGTCAAAGGAGAGGAGTTGATCCTGGAGTGTATAGCAGCCGGATT TCCGACTCCTCAGGTCGAGTGGGTGAAGATGGGCCAGCATCTCCCCACTAAAGCCAAAATGGAGAGCCATGGGAAACTGCTGATTGTGCCTGATGTTGAACAAGAAGATGGTGGAAAGTACATGTGCAAGGCCAAGAACACAGTGGGAGAAGCTGTGCACTACTTCACAGTCATAGTAGAAG agcCTCCAGAGTGGGTTTCTGAGCCCGAGAGTCAGCTCAGCATGATCGGCTCAGACGTGCTCATCAAATGCTCCGCCAGCGGGACTCCTCAGCCCGCTGTAACCTGGAGGGTAAACGGTGCCCCTCTGCAGG ATTCTCCGTCGCCCAACAGGAGGGTTTTGGGTGACACAATAGTGTTGCACAACACCAAAGCATCCGACAGCGCCGTGTATCAGTGCGAGGCCTCCAACAGACACGGAACCCTCCTTTCCAATGCAAACATCATGATTATGA ATTTGCCCCCCATGATTCTGACCCAGGATGATGAAGATTACTCAGCCGTCGAGGGGAAGGGGGTGATGATGCACTGCAAGGTCTTCagctctcctccttcagccatcACTTG GAGCAAAGACGATACGTCGGATTCCGTGGAAGGGCCGAGGTTTAGCGTTCACGACAACGGGACCCTGGAGATCTACAGTGCCGAGAAGGAGGACTCGGGACCGTACACGTGTTTCGCTAAGAACACCGAAGGTTCTTCTGCCATCAACGTGATGCTGTCGGTGAAAG ATCCCACTAGAATAATGGAGCCTCCAGAGGACTTGCGGATCTTAAAAGGAACCACGGCTCAGTTCTCCTGTCTTGCCGAGTACGACAAGTCCTTCAGCGATGACTTTGAGATCCTCTGGGAAAAAGACGATAAAGAGATCGCCTTTAACTACACTGAGAATTCAAG GTATTTTATAGAGGACGGTATTCTCCAGATCGTCAATGTAAGCCACAGAGACCAGGGAGTGTACACGTGTTTGGCCAGAACGCCGATGGACGGAGACAAGGCCGcagcgctgctgctggtgttgg ATGTCCCTGATGCCCCCCAGTACTTGGTGCTGTCCGAACACAAGAGTCAAAGCGTGAAGCTAAAATGGATCCCCGGAGACGATCACAACAGCTCGACTACAG AGTTTATTATCCAGTATGAAGAAAGCCAGTGGGAGCCGGGGAACTGGAAGGAGCTGCTGCGAGTGCCCGGGAATCACAACTCAGCCATTCTCAAACTCCACGGCCACGTCGACTATTGTTTCCGTGTGTCAGGCGTTAATGCTGTAGGAAGAGGTCCTCCCAGCCAGCCCACAGAGCGCTACAGAACCCCCCCAGCAG cTCCTGACAAGAACccagaaaacatcaaaatcGAAAGTCATATGCCACAGGAAATGAATATCAACTGGGAA CCGTTGCTACCCATCGAGCACAATGGACCGGGTTTGGAGTACAAGGTGAGCTACAGGAGGCAGGATGTGGAGGAGGACTGGCAGGAGCACATCGTTAAAAGACACTCATTTGTGGTGAAGAACACTCCAACCTTTGTGCCCTATGAGATTAAGATCCAGGCTAGGAACCATCAGGGATGGGGTCCTGAACCCAGAATTAAGACGGGATACTCAGGAGAGGACT TTCCCTCTGCTGCACCTGATGATGTAGCCGTAGAGGTGATAAACAGCTCGGTGGTCAAGGTTAGCTGGATGCGAGTACATAAGGACAAGTTACATGGACATCTGGGAGGCTACAGG ATAAGCTGGTGGCGTCTCCGCAGTCTGGTGGACTCCAAGAAAAACCACGGAAATAAAGAAACACTGACATTCCCAGGAGACCGGAACCATGCTCTGGTACCGGAACTAACTCCCTTCTCTGAGTACAGCCTTATTGTCATGACCTTCAACGGTCGGGGCAATGGCCCGGGAAGCCATCCTGTCAACTTCAAAACCCCAGAGGGAG TCCCAGAAAGAAATCCAGCTTTCAGaatcacagatgtgcagagaCACACGGTGTCTGTGGCCTGGGCCCCACCACTGGAACCGAATGGGATCCTCACTGGTTACCTCCTGGAGTACCAGCTCA TCAATGACACTGAGGCGGGGCCAGTGCAGACCGTCGACATCAGCAACCCCAGTACCACCAAGTGGATCTTCCGTGACTTGGAGCCCGTCAGCAAGTACCAGTTCGACCTGCGCTCCTGCACCACAGTGGGCTGTGGGGCCATTGTCAGCGTGGAATGCACGACGACCCTGGAAACAA gtTCCGCCAGCATCCACGAAGGAATATCAACCCAGGGCTGGTTCATCGGCCTGATGTGTGCCGTCGCTCTGCTCACTCTCATTGTGCTGATCGCCTGCTTTGTCAAcaggaataaaggaggaaagTATTCCG tgaaggaaaaggaggaCCTTCACCCAGACGTGGAGTCACAGGGCATGAACGACGACACCTTTTGTGAATACAG CGACAACGATGAGAAGCCACTGAAGGGCAGCCAGCGCTCGCTGAGCAGGGAGATCAAAGCGGCCGACAGCGGCGACAGCCTGGTGGACTACGGCGACGAGGACGTTCAGTTCAACGAGGACGGCTCCTTTATCGGCGAGTACGCCGGGCGAAAGGAAAAGAGGGCGTCCTCTGAGATCAAAGCCACCGTTCAGACCCCAGCGTGA
- the chl1b gene encoding neural cell adhesion molecule L1-like protein isoform X4 has translation MRLQRSLGMTAALGVITCVCALHLAAALDIPLEVEQLPTITAQASSSLIAFPFDENFPMMCEAKGNPEPEFRWTKNGQQFDPSLDPRLITEGNSGTFVIPNNGNLTEYQGIYRCFASNRLGTAISREIEFIVPNVPKFPKETIEPVVVEEGQPFILNCNPPDGIPPLQIYWMTLSLQHIEQDERVSMGLNGDLYFSHAVDKDSRRDYCCFAAFPRIRTIVQKTAMSVIVKTTNAILQRRPSIMTPPGVKSETQLVKGEELILECIAAGFPTPQVEWVKMGQHLPTKAKMESHGKLLIVPDVEQEDGGKYMCKAKNTVGEAVHYFTVIVEEPPEWVSEPESQLSMIGSDVLIKCSASGTPQPAVTWRVNGAPLQDSPSPNRRVLGDTIVLHNTKASDSAVYQCEASNRHGTLLSNANIMIMNLPPMILTQDDEDYSAVEGKGVMMHCKVFSSPPSAITWSKDDTSDSVEGPRFSVHDNGTLEIYSAEKEDSGPYTCFAKNTEGSSAINVMLSVKDPTRIMEPPEDLRILKGTTAQFSCLAEYDKSFSDDFEILWEKDDKEIAFNYTENSRYFIEDGILQIVNVSHRDQGVYTCLARTPMDGDKAAALLLVLDVPDAPQYLVLSEHKSQSVKLKWIPGDDHNSSTTEFIIQYEESQWEPGNWKELLRVPGNHNSAILKLHGHVDYCFRVSGVNAVGRGPPSQPTERYRTPPAAPDKNPENIKIESHMPQEMNINWEPLLPIEHNGPGLEYKVSYRRQDVEEDWQEHIVKRHSFVVKNTPTFVPYEIKIQARNHQGWGPEPRIKTGYSGEDFPSAAPDDVAVEVINSSVVKVSWMRVHKDKLHGHLGGYRISWWRLRSLVDSKKNHGNKETLTFPGDRNHALVPELTPFSEYSLIVMTFNGRGNGPGSHPVNFKTPEGVPERNPAFRITDVQRHTVSVAWAPPLEPNGILTGYLLEYQLINDTEAGPVQTVDISNPSTTKWIFRDLEPVSKYQFDLRSCTTVGCGAIVSVECTTTLETSSASIHEGISTQGWFIGLMCAVALLTLIVLIACFVNRNKGGKYSVKEKEDLHPDVESQGMNDDTFCEYSDNDEKPLKGSQRSLSREIKAADSGDSLVDYGDEDVQFNEDGSFIGEYAGRKEKRASSEIKATVQTPA, from the exons ATGAGGTTGCAAAGGAGTCTGGGAATGACGGCCGCGCTGGGCGtgatcacctgtgtctgtgcCTTACATTTGGCTGCAGCCCTGGACATCCCACTGGAAG TTGAGCAGCTGCCCACCATCACAGCTCAGGCGTCCAGCTCTCTCATCGCCTTCCCCTTCGATGAGAACTTCCCCATGATGTGTGAAGCCAAAGGGAATCCCGAGCCAGA aTTCAGATGGACAAAGAACGGGCAGCAATTTGACCCCTCGCTGGACCCTCGTCTGATTACAGAGGGGAATTCTGGGACCTTTGTGATCCCTAATAATGGAAACCTCACAGAGTACCAGGGAATCTATCGCTGCTTCGCCTCAAACAGACTGGGGACTGCCATATCCAGGGAGATTGAGTTTATTGTGCCCA atgttccGAAGTTTCCTAAAGAGACAATTGAAcctgtggtggtggaggaagggCAGCCTTTTATTCTAAATTGTAACCCACCTGATGGAATACCACCGCTGCAGATCTATTGGATGACATTAA GTCTTCAGCACATTGAGCAGGATGAGAGGGTGTCCATGGGCTTAAACGGAGACCTTTACTTCTCTCACGCGGTGGACAAGGACAGCAGGAGGGACTACTGCTGCTTCGCTGCGTTTCCACGAATACGAACCATCGTTCAGAAGACGGCCATGTCTGTCATTGTCAAGACAA CTAACGCGATCCTCCAGAGGAGACCCTCGATCATGACGCCCCCTGGTGTCAAATCAGAGACACAGCTGGTCAAAGGAGAGGAGTTGATCCTGGAGTGTATAGCAGCCGGATT TCCGACTCCTCAGGTCGAGTGGGTGAAGATGGGCCAGCATCTCCCCACTAAAGCCAAAATGGAGAGCCATGGGAAACTGCTGATTGTGCCTGATGTTGAACAAGAAGATGGTGGAAAGTACATGTGCAAGGCCAAGAACACAGTGGGAGAAGCTGTGCACTACTTCACAGTCATAGTAGAAG agcCTCCAGAGTGGGTTTCTGAGCCCGAGAGTCAGCTCAGCATGATCGGCTCAGACGTGCTCATCAAATGCTCCGCCAGCGGGACTCCTCAGCCCGCTGTAACCTGGAGGGTAAACGGTGCCCCTCTGCAGG ATTCTCCGTCGCCCAACAGGAGGGTTTTGGGTGACACAATAGTGTTGCACAACACCAAAGCATCCGACAGCGCCGTGTATCAGTGCGAGGCCTCCAACAGACACGGAACCCTCCTTTCCAATGCAAACATCATGATTATGA ATTTGCCCCCCATGATTCTGACCCAGGATGATGAAGATTACTCAGCCGTCGAGGGGAAGGGGGTGATGATGCACTGCAAGGTCTTCagctctcctccttcagccatcACTTG GAGCAAAGACGATACGTCGGATTCCGTGGAAGGGCCGAGGTTTAGCGTTCACGACAACGGGACCCTGGAGATCTACAGTGCCGAGAAGGAGGACTCGGGACCGTACACGTGTTTCGCTAAGAACACCGAAGGTTCTTCTGCCATCAACGTGATGCTGTCGGTGAAAG ATCCCACTAGAATAATGGAGCCTCCAGAGGACTTGCGGATCTTAAAAGGAACCACGGCTCAGTTCTCCTGTCTTGCCGAGTACGACAAGTCCTTCAGCGATGACTTTGAGATCCTCTGGGAAAAAGACGATAAAGAGATCGCCTTTAACTACACTGAGAATTCAAG GTATTTTATAGAGGACGGTATTCTCCAGATCGTCAATGTAAGCCACAGAGACCAGGGAGTGTACACGTGTTTGGCCAGAACGCCGATGGACGGAGACAAGGCCGcagcgctgctgctggtgttgg ATGTCCCTGATGCCCCCCAGTACTTGGTGCTGTCCGAACACAAGAGTCAAAGCGTGAAGCTAAAATGGATCCCCGGAGACGATCACAACAGCTCGACTACAG AGTTTATTATCCAGTATGAAGAAAGCCAGTGGGAGCCGGGGAACTGGAAGGAGCTGCTGCGAGTGCCCGGGAATCACAACTCAGCCATTCTCAAACTCCACGGCCACGTCGACTATTGTTTCCGTGTGTCAGGCGTTAATGCTGTAGGAAGAGGTCCTCCCAGCCAGCCCACAGAGCGCTACAGAACCCCCCCAGCAG cTCCTGACAAGAACccagaaaacatcaaaatcGAAAGTCATATGCCACAGGAAATGAATATCAACTGGGAA CCGTTGCTACCCATCGAGCACAATGGACCGGGTTTGGAGTACAAGGTGAGCTACAGGAGGCAGGATGTGGAGGAGGACTGGCAGGAGCACATCGTTAAAAGACACTCATTTGTGGTGAAGAACACTCCAACCTTTGTGCCCTATGAGATTAAGATCCAGGCTAGGAACCATCAGGGATGGGGTCCTGAACCCAGAATTAAGACGGGATACTCAGGAGAGGACT TTCCCTCTGCTGCACCTGATGATGTAGCCGTAGAGGTGATAAACAGCTCGGTGGTCAAGGTTAGCTGGATGCGAGTACATAAGGACAAGTTACATGGACATCTGGGAGGCTACAGG ATAAGCTGGTGGCGTCTCCGCAGTCTGGTGGACTCCAAGAAAAACCACGGAAATAAAGAAACACTGACATTCCCAGGAGACCGGAACCATGCTCTGGTACCGGAACTAACTCCCTTCTCTGAGTACAGCCTTATTGTCATGACCTTCAACGGTCGGGGCAATGGCCCGGGAAGCCATCCTGTCAACTTCAAAACCCCAGAGGGAG TCCCAGAAAGAAATCCAGCTTTCAGaatcacagatgtgcagagaCACACGGTGTCTGTGGCCTGGGCCCCACCACTGGAACCGAATGGGATCCTCACTGGTTACCTCCTGGAGTACCAGCTCA TCAATGACACTGAGGCGGGGCCAGTGCAGACCGTCGACATCAGCAACCCCAGTACCACCAAGTGGATCTTCCGTGACTTGGAGCCCGTCAGCAAGTACCAGTTCGACCTGCGCTCCTGCACCACAGTGGGCTGTGGGGCCATTGTCAGCGTGGAATGCACGACGACCCTGGAAACAA gtTCCGCCAGCATCCACGAAGGAATATCAACCCAGGGCTGGTTCATCGGCCTGATGTGTGCCGTCGCTCTGCTCACTCTCATTGTGCTGATCGCCTGCTTTGTCAAcaggaataaaggaggaaagTATTCCG tgaaggaaaaggaggaCCTTCACCCAGACGTGGAGTCACAGGGCATGAACGACGACACCTTTTGTGAATACAG CGACAACGATGAGAAGCCACTGAAGGGCAGCCAGCGCTCGCTGAGCAGGGAGATCAAAGCGGCCGACAGCGGCGACAGCCTGGTGGACTACGGCGACGAGGACGTTCAGTTCAACGAGGACGGCTCCTTTATCGGCGAGTACGCCGGGCGAAAGGAAAAGAGGGCGTCCTCTGAGATCAAAGCCACCGTTCAGACCCCAGCGTGA